The window GACGACATGGAAGAGTTCCTAAGCTACAGCTTCAAACCGCAGTTCAAGGTCTTGGGGCCGAAGGTCGGCAAGAGGATCGGCGAGGTCAAGGCGGCTCTCGCAAAAGTCAATGGGCACGAGGCAAAGGACGAGCTTGACCGCACGGGCAAGCTGAAGCTCGCGCTCCCTTCGGGTGAAGTCACGCTGGAGGCCGAAGATGTCGAGGTGTCGATGGCGCAGACGGAAGGCTTCGTCACGGAGCGCTACGGCGCGGTCACGATCGCCCTGGAGACGACCTTGAGCCCTGCGCTCATCGAGGAGGGCTTCGTGCGCGAGATCGTCAGCAAGGTGCAGACGATGCGCAAGGAGAACGGCTTCGAGGTCACCGACCACATCAAGATCACGGCGGGAGGCAACGATAAGATCGCAGCGCTCATGGCGAAGAACGAGGAGTACATCAAGCGCATCACGCTCGCCGACGCAATCTCCTATGAAAAGGAGCCGGAAGGCAAGGCGTGGAACATCAACGGCGAGAAACTGACGCTCAAGGTCGAGTGAAGCGAGGGGAGGAAGCTGGATGGAATTGCAGCGCATCGGCGTGGTGCACAGTCCCTACAAGAGTTTGCAGCAGATACCGCGCCAGGGATTTTTCAGCGAGGAGGAGTCTGTCATCGAAATCGATGAGGCGTATGCGCCCGCCTTGGAGCATGTCGAAGAGAGCGAATGGCTCACGGTGCTCTACTGGGCGCACCTCGCCGAGCGCGACCGCCTAGTGACGACGCCGCCGAGCGGCACGCGTTCCTGCGGCGTCTTCGCATGCCGCTCGCCGCATCGCCCGAATCCCCTGTCGCTCTGCGCCGTGAAACTTCTGCGGCGCGAGGGAAGGAGGCTCTTCGTGCGCCATCTCGACGCCTTGGACGGCAGCGCTGTCGTCGACATCAAGCCGTATGTCGATGCGGTTGGTCTGGCAAGTGGCAAAAGCGGCGGCATGTGACTTGGACGCGCGGAATAGTTGGTTGGAAGCGTTGGCGAAAGGAGGATGTTTCTTGAAAGAAGAGACGTGCAGGGCGGCGGGCATCGACTATGCCAAAGGTTTGGAGCGTTTCATGGGAAACGAGGCGCTTTACCTTGAATTTCTGTCGAAGTTCCTCTATGACGGCTCTTTTCAGGAATTCTGGGCAGGTATCGAAATGGGCGACATCTCCATGGCGGAGAAGGCCATCGATACGTTGAAGGGGACGGCAGCGAATCTCAGTCTCGTCAAACTCTCGGCGCTGGCGGATGCGATAGGCAAAGAGCTTCGCTCGGGCAAGGAGGTGGAGGAAATCCGGCCTTTGATTTACGAGGTGCGTGAAATCCACGAAAAGGTGTGCGACGCGATTCGGCAGAATGGGTAAAAAGTCGGTTCTTACAAAAAGGAAAGAATTTCCCAGTACGATAAAGGATTTCCGACTTTTGTAGAGAATTAAGCATAGAGAAAGTATTCGGATGAATTCCGAATCGATTCATGTACGGAAGAAACGCGACTATGGGAATCACGGATAAATTCAGCTGTCCATCTTCACACATCTGTGCTGTCCTCTCGTCGTCGACAAATCCTCAACGTAGCTGTTGCTACGCCTGCGGTTTGTCTCCTAGACAGAACGAGCACATCTGTGCAAATCTGGACGACTTCATTTTATCAGCGCTTCCCATGATATATGCCGTTTCCCAAAGGAGGAGTTTGCTTTGAAAGCCGTATCCATCGAGGATCTGCATCCTGGAATGACCTTGGCGCGCACCATCGTCAACGACAACATGATCGTCGTGCTCTCGGAGAACACCGTTCTGACGAAGGCGCATATCACGCGTTTGGGATTCTTGAATATACCGGCCGTCTATGTCAAGGACGACTTCGAACTGACGACGACGCCTGTCGTCGGTGAGCCGTTGACGCGTAGCCATGCTTTCGTCGCTGCATACAAGGAAGTTGTCTCCGAAGCGCAGGACATCTTCAAATCTGTCGCCAAGGACAACGAGGTGCCCGTCGAGCGCACGACGGCGATGGTGCAGCGAGATCTTGCGCCCATGTCGAAGCAGAGCGGCGCCATTGACTATTTGTATGAACTCAACCATCTCGCGAGCGACGTCTACAATCATTCGCTGCGCGTCTCCATCCTCGCAGGCGTCATCGCCAAGTGGATGCGCATTCCGCAGAAGAAGACGCATGACATCATCATGGCGGGCTTCATGCACGACATCGGCAAGACGAAGTTTACGGAGCGCCTTTTGGAAAAGAACATCCAGACGCTCAAGGGCGAAGACCTCGAAGCGTACCGCAATCATGCGCGCGACGGCTTCAATATCCTCAGTGCCAACAAGGACGTTTCCGAGGGCGTGCGTCTCGCCGCGCTGCAGCATCACGAGCGCATGGACGGATCGGGCTTCCCGTCGGGACTCACGGGCAAGGACATCCATGAGTATGCGCGCATCATTGCCGTCGCGGACATCTACGACAACATCACGACGGAGCGTGAAGGCTATGTGAAGCAGACGCCGTTCAGCGCCATCGCGCAGATTTCCGAGGACATGTTCAGCAAGCTCGATCCCGCTGTCTGCATGCCGTTCCTCAACAACATCAAGCATGTGTTCCTCGGCTCGACCGTCACCTTGAGCAACGGTCTCCAAGGCATCCTCGTCGGCTATCCCGAAGACTTTGCGGCGCATCCGCTCATTCGCATCACGCAGGATCAGGTCGTCGATTTGAACGAGCATAAGAATATCAAGATCATCGAATACAATCCGAAATAAGAAAAATAAAAAGAATATGAATCCACTGGGGGAGCATTTGCTGAGAGACTCGCGCATGACGGAGTCGACCCTTGGAACCTGTTGGGGTAATACCTGCGTAGGGAAGTGGTGGTTTTCTAGGAATCTTGAGGGAGCTGCCGCACTTTGCGGGCAGCTCCTTTTTGCTGTTGCTCTGCTGTGGATTCGCCGAGAGAAAATAGTTTTGTGCAATTTGCAAGGAGGAATATTATGGCAACGCAGATGCAGCATGCAAGAGAGGGAAAGATCACCGACGCCATGCGGCAGGTGGCAGAGGCGGAGCAGCTGACGGCGGAGATGATTCGCGAGCGTGTGGCAAGGGGAGCGGTCGCCATCTGTGCCAACGTCAATCACACGGGGCTGAAGCCGGCGGGCGTTGGCGAGGGACTGCGCACGAAGGTCAATGCGAACATCGGCACATCGAGCACGTTCCCTGACATTGAGCCGGAATTGGAAAAGCTCGATGAAGCCGTGCGCTCGGGAGCGGATGCCGTCATGGATCTCTCGACGGGCGACAATATCGACGAGTCGAGGCGGCGCATCATTGCACATTCGCCCGTCATGGTCGGCACGGTGCCGCTCTACGAGGCGACGGTCACGGCGATCAAGCGGCACGGCGCCGTGGTCGAGATGACGGCGGATGACATCTTGCAGACGATCGAGCGGCAGGCGAAGGATGGAGCGGACTTCATGACGCTGCATTGCGGTCTGACGCTTGAGGCTGTACGAAATTTGCGTGAAGAGGGGCGTGTCATGGACGTCGTGAGCCGCGGCGGCTCTTTCATCACGGGCTGGATGCTCTACAATGAGAAGGAAAATCCTCTCTACACGCATTTCGATGATATTCTAGACATCTGTGAAACGTACGATTCGACAATCAGTCTGGGCGATGGCCTGCGTCCCGGCTGTCTTGCTGATGCGACGGATCGTGCGCAGATCACGGAACTCGTGAACCTCGGCGCACTCGTTGACCGCGCGTGGAAGCGCGGCGTACAGGTCATGGTGGAAGGGCCGGGGCACATGCCGTTTGATCAGATCGCAGCGAACATGAAGCTCGAAAAGAGGTTGTGCCACAATGCGCCGTTTTACGTCCTTGGTCCCTTGGTGACGGACGTCGCGCCGGGCTATGACCACATTACGGCGGCAATCGGCGGTACGCTCGCCGCCGTGAGCGGCGCGGACTTCCTCTGCTATGTGACTCCCGCCGAGCATCTTTGCCTGCCGACGTCGGAGGATGTACACGACGGCGTGATCGCAAGCCGCATTGCCGCACATGCAGCGGATATCGTCAAGGGTGTACCGGGTGCAGCGGAGTGGGATCGGAAGATGGCGGAGGCGCGAAAGGCGCTCGACTGGGAGGCACAGCTCGCACTCGCCATCGATCCGGCGCGCGCGCGGGCACGTCGCGAGGCGAGAAATGACGCGGGTGAAGGCGCCTGTTCCATGTGCGGTGACTACTGCGCGGTGGAGATCATCCAGAAGTATTTCGACAAGCCTGCCGGAGGCTGCTGCGACTGAGAATAAGAAAAGAGCCTGCCGTATTTTGCGGCAGGCTGTTGTTTTCTGAAGAAATGTCTTATAATGGAGGAAGTGAACAAATGAACAAGGTTAAGGGAGCGGATTGGGATGCCGGAAATTAGTCGCTTTATGGGCATGGTTATTAAAATGTTGTTTCTTGACAATGACCAACATCATAAACCTCACGTTCATGTGATTTATGGCGATTTCAAGGCGTCGGTCGGAATCGACGGTGAAATGCTTGCAGGTTCATTGCCTGCAAAGCAGTTGAAGATTCTTACGGCATGGCTGTGTATTCATGAAGACGAATTGTATGCTGCGTGGAACAAAGCTGTTCGCGGCTTACATTTTGACAAGATCGAACCTTTGCGATAGGAGGGGTGCCTTGTGTATATTATCAATGGAATTGTTTATGCTGGAGAAATGAAGGAAGGAATCTATGTCAGGGATTTCCGAATACTGCAGAATCTTTATATGCTCGTGACGTTTTCCACTGGGGAGGTACGCGTTTTCGATGCGGCTGAACTTTTGCAATACCCTGTCTATGCCCCTTTGGCTGATAATGCAGTGTTTCGGAGCGCGAAAGTGGAAGACGGTATCCTTGTTTGGCAGAATGGTGAGATCGATATAGCGCCGGAGGCTCTTTATGAAAGGAGTTATCCGTATAGCTCCTCTCAAGTTATCTAGAAGTCTCATATATCTCCCTCACGCTGCTTTCCCAATTCCTGCTGATCGCGATAGATGTCGGCGATTACGAGCTTTACGATGACGATGAAGGGGACGGCGAGGAACATGCCGGCGGGTCCGAGGATCTCACCGCCGAAGATGACGCCTAGGATGATGGCGACCGGGTGGAGATTTAGGGATTTGCCAATGAGAAGAGGGTAGACAAAATTGTGGTTGATCTGCGTGAGCACGATGTAAAATAGGACGGTCTGCAGCACGAGGGCGCTCGACTCGGTAGCGGTCAAGAAGACGCCGAACGCCGAGGCGGCAGTCGGGCCGAGTACGGGGATGAACTCGCCCGCCCCAGAGAGGAACGCGAAGACAGAGGCGTAGGGAAGGCCGGCGAACTCGAAGTAGAGGAAGACGACCGTGCCCGTGATGGCACACATGACAATCTGGCTGAAGATATAGACGCGCAATGCGCGAAGGATGTCATTAAAGAGGTTCAGTACGCGTCTTCTTGAGGCTTGCGGGAAGAGTCCTGCAAGCCAGATTTTTATGCTCTTGCCGTCCTTAAGAAGATAGAAGGTCACGAAGATGATGATGACGAACGCCATGAACTTGCCGAAGATTTCTAAGAGGAAGGACAGAGAGGATTTCAGCAGATCCGTGCTCAGACTGCGCAGGTTGGCGAGAGCGTCGCTGAGTTCGCTGCGCAGGAACTCGGAATCTGGCACGAAAGGAATGTTCTGCAGGCTCAGGGTGATGGTTGGCAAGTCGGTGACAAAGTTGCGGAAGGTAGGAACGAAGGAGAGCGAGAGCAGGACGATCATTCCTGTGAGAAGTGCGATGAAGGCAATGACGACAAGGCCGGCCGCAAGTGTGCGCGGCACCCTCTTGCGCTGCAGAAAATCGACGGGCGGCTGCAGGAGGAGCTGCAGGAGGAGCGAGAGGAAAATGATGAATGCGAGATCGGGGAAGAACCAGAAGGCAGAGAGCAGGAGCGTAAAGGTGATGCCCAGGATGATGGATGTGCGGTAGTTTGCCAGATGCATGGGGAAGCCTCCTTTTCTATTTATATATTTATAGAGAATGGGAAAATTTCCTGCACGAAGAGATGGGACGGGGAATTTTTTATCGTCGCTCCCTAGGGCTTTAGGGGGGCCTTGGAGGATAATTCTTGACAGGACATGGGAAACAGCATACAATAGGAAAGTATAGTTTTTAGCCACATACGAAAAACATATCATAGAAGGAAGAGTCGAAGAAGAGTCTTGGCGAATCCTGAACGACTTAGGAGGTGTTAGTTATCATTGAGATAGTTTTGGCGGTCATTCTCTCGTTGATCGCCGGCGTGGGCGGCGGTTATCTGCTGCGCAAGAGAGCTGCGGAGGCGCAGATCGGCTCTGCCGAAGATGAGGCGAGGCGGATCGTTGCCGAGGCGGAGGCCAAGGGCGAGTCCAAGAAGAAAGAGGCTTTGCTTGAGGCGAAGGAGGATATTCATCGGCTCCGCCAGGAGCTTGATCGCGATACAAAGGATCGGCGCAGTGAGCTGCAGCGGCAGGAACGCCGCATCGTGCAGAAGGAAGAGAATCTCGACCGCAAGCTCGATTCCTTGGAGAAGAAGGAAGAAGTCCTCTTGAGCAAGGAAGCGAAGATCGACCGCACGCGCGCGTCCATCAATGAGCTTCGCGACAAGCAGAAGGAAGAGCTGGAGCGCATTTCGAGCCTGACGGCGGAGGAAGCGCGCACGATGCTCCTGACGGAGGCGGAAGAAGAGCTCAAGCACGAGAAGGCTCTGATGATCAAGGATTACGAGCAGCAGGCGAAGGATGAGGCGGACAAGCGTGCGCGCGACATCGTTTCACTTGCCATCCAGCGCTGTGCTGCCGATCAGGTGGCGGAGACGACGGTTTCCGTGGTCTCGCTGCCGAACGATGAGATGAAAGGTCGCATCATCGGACGCGAGGGGCGCAACATCCGCACGCTTGAGACGCTGACAGGAATCGACTTTATCATCGACGATACGCCCGAGGCTGTCATCCTTTCGGGTTTCGACCCGGTGCGCCGCGAAGTGGCTCGCATCGCACTGGAGAAGCTCGTGACGGATGGGCGCATCCATCCGGCGCGCATCGAGGAGATGGTCGAGAAGGCAAAGCGTGAGGTTGACCAACGCATCAAGGAAGCGGGCGAGCAGGCGACATTTGAAACGGGCGTACACGGGCTTCATCCCGAGCTTGTGAAGCTCCTCGGACGTCTGCGCTATCGCACGAGCTACGGACAGAACGTGCTCAACCACTCGATCGAGGTCGCTCATCTCGCTGGCGTCATGGCATCGGAGATCGGCGCTGATGTGATGCTCGCAAAGCGCAGCGGCCTGCTGCACGATGTGGGCAAGGCGGTTGATCACGAGGTCGAGGGATCGCATGTGACGATCGGCGCCGATCTTGCGAAGAAGTACCGCGAGCACAAGGACGTGATCAACGCCATTAGTGCGCATCACGGCGATGTGGAGCCGACGACGGTCGAAGCCGTGCTTGTCGCGGCGGCGGACGCCGTGTCGGCGGCAAGGCCGGGCGCGCGCCGCGAGAGTCTGGAAGCGTATCTGAAGCGCCTGACACGTCTCGAAGAGATCGCCGAGTCGTTCGATGGCGTCGACAGTTGCTTCGCCATCCAGGCGGGGCGCGAAGTGCGCGTTATGGTCAAGCCCGAGAAGGTCGACGATACGGCATCGGTAGCGCTCGCGCACGACATCGTGAAGAAGATCGAGTCGGAGCTTGAATATCCGGGTCAGATCAAGGCGACGATCATTCGCGAAACGCGCGTTGTTGATTACGCCAAATAGTTGTATAATAGGGGTGTTGGGAGGATGCTTCTCAGCACCCTTGGTTTTTAGAAAGAGCGGCGCAAGGCGTACCGCGAGTATTCTGGCTGTGATTAGGGAAACGAGGTGTTTGCTTTGGGCAGATTCATGACAAGTGCGAAGAAGCCGAACAAGGATGGGATCAATCTGTTGGTGTCCATTCTCGTCTGTTATCCGGAGATCGGCATGGTGAGCTATGAACCGGAAAAGGAGGCTCTGTACTTCTCCTTCACCCTGACGAAGGTTCCTCCTCGGCAGGAATTCGAGGAGACGGCGGCGTTTCTTGAGGAAAGTATTCTCACATACCACGACCTTGAAGGGTTGATTCCGGGGGAGATT of the Selenomonas sputigena genome contains:
- the tsaA gene encoding tRNA (N6-threonylcarbamoyladenosine(37)-N6)-methyltransferase TrmO → MELQRIGVVHSPYKSLQQIPRQGFFSEEESVIEIDEAYAPALEHVEESEWLTVLYWAHLAERDRLVTTPPSGTRSCGVFACRSPHRPNPLSLCAVKLLRREGRRLFVRHLDALDGSAVVDIKPYVDAVGLASGKSGGM
- a CDS encoding Hpt domain-containing protein, encoding MKEETCRAAGIDYAKGLERFMGNEALYLEFLSKFLYDGSFQEFWAGIEMGDISMAEKAIDTLKGTAANLSLVKLSALADAIGKELRSGKEVEEIRPLIYEVREIHEKVCDAIRQNG
- the thiC gene encoding phosphomethylpyrimidine synthase ThiC produces the protein MATQMQHAREGKITDAMRQVAEAEQLTAEMIRERVARGAVAICANVNHTGLKPAGVGEGLRTKVNANIGTSSTFPDIEPELEKLDEAVRSGADAVMDLSTGDNIDESRRRIIAHSPVMVGTVPLYEATVTAIKRHGAVVEMTADDILQTIERQAKDGADFMTLHCGLTLEAVRNLREEGRVMDVVSRGGSFITGWMLYNEKENPLYTHFDDILDICETYDSTISLGDGLRPGCLADATDRAQITELVNLGALVDRAWKRGVQVMVEGPGHMPFDQIAANMKLEKRLCHNAPFYVLGPLVTDVAPGYDHITAAIGGTLAAVSGADFLCYVTPAEHLCLPTSEDVHDGVIASRIAAHAADIVKGVPGAAEWDRKMAEARKALDWEAQLALAIDPARARARREARNDAGEGACSMCGDYCAVEIIQKYFDKPAGGCCD
- a CDS encoding DUF4160 domain-containing protein, which produces MPEISRFMGMVIKMLFLDNDQHHKPHVHVIYGDFKASVGIDGEMLAGSLPAKQLKILTAWLCIHEDELYAAWNKAVRGLHFDKIEPLR
- the rny gene encoding ribonuclease Y, with product MLVIIEIVLAVILSLIAGVGGGYLLRKRAAEAQIGSAEDEARRIVAEAEAKGESKKKEALLEAKEDIHRLRQELDRDTKDRRSELQRQERRIVQKEENLDRKLDSLEKKEEVLLSKEAKIDRTRASINELRDKQKEELERISSLTAEEARTMLLTEAEEELKHEKALMIKDYEQQAKDEADKRARDIVSLAIQRCAADQVAETTVSVVSLPNDEMKGRIIGREGRNIRTLETLTGIDFIIDDTPEAVILSGFDPVRREVARIALEKLVTDGRIHPARIEEMVEKAKREVDQRIKEAGEQATFETGVHGLHPELVKLLGRLRYRTSYGQNVLNHSIEVAHLAGVMASEIGADVMLAKRSGLLHDVGKAVDHEVEGSHVTIGADLAKKYREHKDVINAISAHHGDVEPTTVEAVLVAAADAVSAARPGARRESLEAYLKRLTRLEEIAESFDGVDSCFAIQAGREVRVMVKPEKVDDTASVALAHDIVKKIESELEYPGQIKATIIRETRVVDYAK
- a CDS encoding DUF2442 domain-containing protein translates to MYIINGIVYAGEMKEGIYVRDFRILQNLYMLVTFSTGEVRVFDAAELLQYPVYAPLADNAVFRSAKVEDGILVWQNGEIDIAPEALYERSYPYSSSQVI
- a CDS encoding HD-GYP domain-containing protein: MKAVSIEDLHPGMTLARTIVNDNMIVVLSENTVLTKAHITRLGFLNIPAVYVKDDFELTTTPVVGEPLTRSHAFVAAYKEVVSEAQDIFKSVAKDNEVPVERTTAMVQRDLAPMSKQSGAIDYLYELNHLASDVYNHSLRVSILAGVIAKWMRIPQKKTHDIIMAGFMHDIGKTKFTERLLEKNIQTLKGEDLEAYRNHARDGFNILSANKDVSEGVRLAALQHHERMDGSGFPSGLTGKDIHEYARIIAVADIYDNITTEREGYVKQTPFSAIAQISEDMFSKLDPAVCMPFLNNIKHVFLGSTVTLSNGLQGILVGYPEDFAAHPLIRITQDQVVDLNEHKNIKIIEYNPK
- a CDS encoding AI-2E family transporter encodes the protein MHLANYRTSIILGITFTLLLSAFWFFPDLAFIIFLSLLLQLLLQPPVDFLQRKRVPRTLAAGLVVIAFIALLTGMIVLLSLSFVPTFRNFVTDLPTITLSLQNIPFVPDSEFLRSELSDALANLRSLSTDLLKSSLSFLLEIFGKFMAFVIIIFVTFYLLKDGKSIKIWLAGLFPQASRRRVLNLFNDILRALRVYIFSQIVMCAITGTVVFLYFEFAGLPYASVFAFLSGAGEFIPVLGPTAASAFGVFLTATESSALVLQTVLFYIVLTQINHNFVYPLLIGKSLNLHPVAIILGVIFGGEILGPAGMFLAVPFIVIVKLVIADIYRDQQELGKQREGDI